From Zingiber officinale cultivar Zhangliang chromosome 5B, Zo_v1.1, whole genome shotgun sequence, the proteins below share one genomic window:
- the LOC121984294 gene encoding nudix hydrolase 9-like — protein MLAYIRYSPFQAFRIVSSRRPQGIMSISAGAGDPTDPGTAFKLLLSCPSGLPASQVFVNFDASYDRIPHPDASLEESINEIWNRRVQGNPSLYSGLKFRYGDHTVQYADGSDKISSICLHLGLTDYRSFVGTNLNPLWERFLFPSADDSLCCQHTSSPLGNGAIVETSDGKILILQRSHNVGEFPGYFVFPGGHSEPQEIGISSHCADKGTIQSDLINQKVCVEMFDGIIREVVEEIGVPAISLTNPLFIGISRRVMNARPTAFFFLRCNLPAEEVREFYSKAQDGFESTQIFTVSRDDLKKLALKMPGCHCGGLALYDLMTETLSSHT, from the exons ATGCTGGCTTACATTCGCTACTCTCCCTTTCAAGCGTTCAGAATCGTTTCCTCTCGTCGCCCGCAGGGAATCATGTCCATCAGCGCGGGAGCCGGCGATCCAACGGACCCCGGCACCGCCTTCAAGCTGCTCCTCTCATGTCCCTCTGGTCTCCCTGCTTCGCAG GTTTTTGTCAATTTCGACGCTTCCTACGATCGGATTCCTCATCCCGATGCTAGTTTAGAAGAATCCATTAACGAG ATATGGAATCGGCGAGTTCAGGGGAATCCTTCACTGTATAGTGGATTAAAGTTTAGG TATGGGGATCACACTGTACAATATGCAGATGGCTCagataaaatttcctcaatttgcCTTCACTTGGGTCTCACAGATTACAG GTCATTTGTGGGCacaaacttgaatcctttatgggagAGGTTTCTTTTTCCTTCAGCAG ATGACTCTTTATGCTGTCAACATACATCAAGTCCGCTAGGAAATGGAGCTATAGTGGAAACATCTGATGGAAAGATTCTCATCTTACAAAGAAGTCATAATGTTGGCGAGTTTCCAGGATATTTTGTTTTTCCTGGAGGTCATTCAGAG CCCCAAGAAATTGGAATTTCTTCTCATTGCGCTGATAAAGGCACCATACAGTCTGATCTTATAAATCAGAAAGTTTGTGTAGAGATGTTTGATGGTATCATTCGGGAGGTGGTTGAAGAAATTGGTGTTCCTGCAATTTCTCTG ACAAATCCTCTTTTCATTGGAATTTCTCGTCGGGTCATGAATGCCAGGCCAAcagctttcttctttctaaggtgcAATCTACCAGCAGAAGAAGTTCGTGAATTTTATTCAAAAGCACAAGATGGATTTGAATCCACTCAAATATTCACAGTTTCAAGG GATGATTTGAAGAAACTGGCACTGAAAATGCCTGGTTGCCATTGTGGAGGACTTGCTCTTTATGACCTGATGACGGAAACCCTCAGCTCTCACACATAG